A section of the Cloacibacillus sp. An23 genome encodes:
- a CDS encoding SWIM zinc finger family protein, which produces MTQSEREEKFFRYKRPRETRCGIKSRTARGHAYGSNWWSRRWITVIEQCIDAPRISRGKSYARRGQVVSISIEPGLVTAFVQGTRKTPYQIRLGFETVTPEARELILFRFRERAAYAAQLLAGEMPDEIEQIFRESGTPLFLNKNTLRRFKCSCPDDATPCKHIIAVLLILGEELEDDPFILLRLRGLDKESLINLLTLECPRDDGPLPIDEDDAEPWTPGEETESITGGAETPEEDEGAAVSEQPPQPCENWYAAGDFSFEQPETDRTRRAAALDVMNDFPFWRGEHPFRQMLAPCYEQAAIFAGEILTGEKKKPVGRPRKLI; this is translated from the coding sequence ATGACGCAATCGGAACGCGAAGAAAAATTCTTCCGCTACAAAAGGCCGCGCGAAACCCGCTGCGGCATAAAATCGCGCACCGCGCGCGGGCACGCCTACGGCTCCAACTGGTGGTCGCGCCGCTGGATAACCGTCATCGAGCAGTGCATAGACGCCCCGCGCATCTCGCGCGGCAAAAGCTACGCGAGGCGCGGACAGGTCGTCAGCATCAGCATAGAGCCGGGACTCGTCACGGCCTTCGTGCAGGGCACGCGAAAGACGCCCTACCAGATACGTCTGGGCTTTGAGACCGTCACGCCGGAGGCGCGCGAGCTGATACTCTTCCGCTTCCGCGAACGCGCCGCCTACGCCGCGCAGCTCCTCGCCGGCGAAATGCCCGACGAGATAGAGCAGATATTCCGCGAGTCGGGCACGCCGCTCTTCCTCAACAAAAACACGCTGCGACGCTTCAAATGCTCCTGCCCCGACGACGCGACGCCGTGCAAGCACATCATCGCCGTGCTGCTGATACTCGGCGAAGAGCTCGAGGACGACCCCTTCATCCTGCTGCGGCTGCGCGGCCTCGACAAAGAGTCGCTCATAAACCTGCTCACGCTCGAATGCCCGCGCGACGACGGCCCGCTGCCCATAGACGAGGACGACGCGGAGCCGTGGACTCCGGGCGAAGAGACGGAAAGCATAACCGGAGGCGCGGAAACGCCCGAAGAAGACGAAGGCGCGGCGGTATCCGAACAGCCGCCGCAGCCGTGCGAAAACTGGTACGCCGCGGGAGACTTCTCCTTCGAACAGCCCGAGACCGACCGCACGCGCCGCGCCGCCGCGCTCGACGTGATGAACGACTTCCCCTTCTGGCGCGGCGAACATCCCTTCCGCCAAATGCTAGCCCCCTGCTACGAACAGGCCGCAATCTTCGCCGGCGAAATACTGACAGGCGAAAAGAAAAAGCCCGTAGGCCGGCCGCGCAAACTGATATAG
- a CDS encoding LysR family transcriptional regulator produces the protein MIREMEYILAIYKEKSFSQAAKTLHVSQPALSGMVKKVENNLGAPIFDRSTTPITLTHAGEYYVGCAEKILRIKYEMEDYFKNLRTQSMTVVNIGAASFFCVYILPEFIKEFRQRCPGCQINILELNATDTSEHLLKDTADFVIDVRKELPDDIASFTLYQEHILLAVPSQFSVNAKLGNYRMGFEDVRRGAHIDGSMRAVDMRLFRDEPFILLRKGHDMTRRALEICGEAGFTPNVVAEFDQMLSSFRMVLNGGGVAFVRDGVARHVAPTDGVVFYKIDDRFASRDLLLNYRKDREFSPLAMDFVKFLTSPDRCWA, from the coding sequence ATGATTCGCGAAATGGAATATATTCTGGCAATATACAAGGAAAAGAGCTTTTCGCAGGCTGCCAAGACTCTGCACGTCTCCCAGCCCGCGCTCTCCGGAATGGTTAAGAAGGTCGAAAATAATTTAGGGGCGCCTATCTTCGACCGAAGCACTACACCGATAACGCTGACTCACGCGGGAGAATATTACGTAGGCTGCGCCGAAAAGATACTTCGCATAAAATACGAGATGGAGGACTATTTCAAAAATCTCAGGACTCAGAGCATGACGGTCGTAAATATCGGAGCCGCTTCTTTTTTCTGCGTCTACATATTGCCTGAATTTATAAAGGAATTCCGTCAGCGCTGCCCCGGCTGTCAGATAAATATACTCGAGCTGAACGCTACGGACACGAGCGAGCATCTTCTGAAAGACACTGCCGATTTCGTCATCGACGTGCGCAAGGAGCTGCCGGACGATATCGCGAGTTTCACGCTTTATCAGGAGCATATACTGCTCGCGGTTCCGTCGCAGTTTTCGGTAAACGCGAAGCTCGGGAATTACAGGATGGGCTTTGAGGATGTGAGGCGCGGCGCGCACATCGACGGTTCCATGCGGGCCGTCGATATGCGGCTCTTCCGGGATGAACCTTTTATCCTGCTGCGCAAGGGGCATGACATGACGCGGCGCGCGCTTGAGATATGCGGCGAGGCTGGGTTTACGCCTAACGTTGTCGCGGAGTTCGACCAGATGCTTTCGTCTTTCCGCATGGTGCTGAACGGCGGCGGCGTCGCATTCGTGCGCGACGGGGTCGCGCGCCACGTCGCGCCGACGGACGGCGTCGTGTTTTATAAGATAGACGACCGTTTCGCGAGCCGCGACCTGCTGCTGAATTACCGGAAAGACAGGGAGTTTTCGCCGCTTGCAATGGATTTCGTAAAATTTCTTACAAGCCCCGACCGCTGCTGGGCGTAG
- a CDS encoding DHCW motif cupin fold protein: MKIEGVPYRTVDWNGIEAEEHKGETGTAFWRTFSQGNVRARVVEYGPGYLADHWCPRGHVLYVIEGSIISELEDGSCEELTAGMGYVAEDDAHNRHRSFSPNGAKLFIVD, from the coding sequence ATGAAGATTGAAGGCGTTCCTTACAGAACCGTGGATTGGAACGGCATCGAGGCTGAGGAGCACAAGGGGGAGACCGGGACGGCGTTCTGGCGCACGTTTTCGCAGGGCAACGTACGCGCGCGAGTTGTGGAGTACGGGCCGGGCTATCTCGCCGACCATTGGTGTCCGCGCGGGCATGTGCTGTACGTTATCGAAGGGTCGATAATTTCGGAGCTGGAGGACGGCAGCTGTGAGGAACTGACGGCTGGCATGGGCTATGTGGCCGAGGACGACGCGCACAACCGCCACAGGTCTTTTTCTCCGAACGGAGCGAAGCTGTTTATCGTGGACTGA
- a CDS encoding peptidylprolyl isomerase, producing MFPFAAKKAEAAEAAPARQTAVFETNYGTFKIELYNDLAPNTVKNFTDLAEKGFYNGLTFHRVIDEFMIQGGCPKGNGTGGPGYVIKDEFGKGLKHDKPGVLSMANAGPNTGGSQFFITLVPTPWLDGKHAIFGQVKEGMDVVETIGKLPTDSMDRPLKKVVIEKLTIEG from the coding sequence ATGTTCCCGTTCGCGGCTAAGAAGGCGGAGGCCGCGGAGGCCGCGCCAGCGAGGCAGACGGCCGTGTTCGAGACGAACTACGGCACGTTCAAGATCGAGCTCTACAACGACCTCGCGCCGAACACGGTGAAGAACTTCACCGACCTCGCGGAGAAGGGCTTCTACAACGGGCTGACTTTCCACCGCGTCATCGACGAGTTCATGATCCAGGGCGGATGTCCGAAGGGCAACGGCACCGGCGGCCCGGGCTACGTCATTAAGGACGAGTTCGGCAAGGGGCTTAAGCACGACAAGCCCGGAGTGCTCTCGATGGCGAACGCAGGGCCGAACACCGGCGGCTCGCAGTTCTTCATCACTCTCGTGCCGACGCCGTGGCTCGACGGAAAACACGCGATATTCGGACAGGTGAAGGAAGGCATGGACGTCGTCGAGACGATAGGCAAGCTCCCCACAGACTCGATGGACCGCCCGCTTAAGAAGGTCGTCATAGAGAAGCTGACGATCGAGGGCTAG
- a CDS encoding phosphatidylglycerol lysyltransferase domain-containing protein, with protein sequence MNLDFHDITLDEAQHYLEHWNMCAQRTSDYCFPIIWSLGPDYGTKIAYDEENDLYWLHQRKEGLNDLAPVGRWERDDWPEILRAHYGDEIEIDLVPEALAEIWTRELEGHAKVEVTEDRGTWEYLYDIHALATLSGNKYMKKRNRVNQFRKNYDYTYEPLNDALLEEIIEFQQSWCQINNCGQNEGLVEEDHAIHRILHNWHRIPNLCGGAIRVGKKIEAYTVGELAGNMIVVHYEKASLEYGAAYQVINKEFLAHMVAEHPELEIANREEDMNDAGLRAAKMSYMPVGFLKECKVNIKFI encoded by the coding sequence GTGAATTTGGATTTCCATGATATAACGCTCGACGAGGCGCAGCATTATCTGGAACACTGGAACATGTGCGCCCAGCGCACCTCGGACTACTGCTTCCCAATAATATGGAGCCTCGGCCCCGACTACGGAACGAAGATTGCCTACGACGAAGAAAACGACCTATACTGGCTGCACCAGCGCAAGGAGGGGCTTAACGACCTCGCGCCGGTCGGACGCTGGGAGCGGGACGACTGGCCAGAGATACTGCGCGCGCACTACGGAGACGAGATAGAGATAGACCTCGTGCCGGAGGCGCTCGCCGAGATATGGACGCGCGAGCTCGAAGGACACGCGAAGGTCGAGGTGACCGAGGACCGCGGCACGTGGGAATATCTCTACGACATACACGCGCTCGCGACGCTTTCGGGCAACAAATATATGAAGAAGCGCAACCGCGTGAACCAGTTCCGCAAAAACTACGACTACACCTACGAGCCGCTGAACGACGCGCTGCTGGAAGAGATCATCGAATTCCAGCAGTCGTGGTGCCAGATCAACAACTGCGGGCAGAACGAGGGGCTCGTCGAGGAAGACCACGCGATTCACCGCATCCTGCACAACTGGCACAGGATACCGAACCTCTGCGGCGGAGCCATCCGCGTCGGCAAAAAGATAGAAGCCTACACGGTAGGCGAGCTGGCCGGAAACATGATAGTCGTCCACTACGAAAAGGCGAGCCTCGAATACGGCGCGGCCTATCAGGTGATCAACAAGGAGTTCCTCGCGCACATGGTCGCCGAGCACCCCGAGCTCGAGATAGCGAACCGCGAGGAGGACATGAACGACGCGGGCCTGCGCGCCGCGAAGATGTCCTACATGCCCGTCGGCTTCCTCAAAGAGTGCAAGGTCAACATTAAATTTATATGA
- a CDS encoding DEAD/DEAH box helicase: MLILHLAYEQNCVYLWGEVSFERPRRARAGEDGQPLLPWSAKPADLRAALKETGVRGARKTNEAPTHIYLLLPAKNGMPSPSDGILGETPQEPGEAELQPFRVPALPVEFSEFSAMLRMMRECGDRIPAPGVLLADDFKYLCRALEYAAAFVQRGTYIPDMAPFGTTFVSQWRPVILAKYQDEFSAFAKAMPAVLCGVSSDAPRTAPRRRRETAALILEGLIDAMIRASQHGTSERGRHINSSNPHEIWIRSLIWAKTPLDKWQDEMEALYPQIRDWADSLKAMTAQPWRLFMRIEEPSDGENVWRLTWHLQSAQDPSLIIPADRVWSPGDAERAWFERTRTNPRRYMLQILGHLASHIPAIAESLETPFPCECRLDSDGLFDFLQNHVTSIIDQGIQVQLPSAWGQLSDRPRLSVRAEIHDSAAFVPGGQMSMTDLLDVDWSVALGGDLLTLEELETLAELKSPLTNLRGRWVIIYRDEVEKITAALKKMPQKIERREALLSSLRQDYNDAPLSAVTGSPWLDSVRALLSGSAPLEEMDAPEGFRGRLRPYQAKGLAWLARLIRLGMGACLADDMGLGKTVQTLALIKNLQVRGETRPILLICPTSVMENWRRETEKFIPGTKTLIHHGIKRSRGNIFTKGGLDGTLVISSYSLLHRDSALFAKVEWAGIILDEAQNIKNPDTYQSRAARSIKADWHIALTGTPVENHVGDMWSLMEFLMPGLMPNRTRFAREILRPVQAGEKKAMERVRRMTAPFILRRLKTDKEIIDDLPEKIETKEFCTLSREQASLYSAVTTALTEELEGMDGIKRKGVVLGAITALKQICDHPLLYVKDKSDYKNRSGKMARLAEIAEEMLAAGDRALIFTQYAEMGAILKKFLQETFGREALFLHGGVPREKRDEMVRRFQEEDNAPPFFILSLKAGGTGLNLTRANHVVMFDRWWNPAVEQQAVDRAYRIGQRSNVQVHYFCCRGTLEEKIESLIESKKELASMLVGTGESWLAEMSDSDLYELFSLEKEAVETI; the protein is encoded by the coding sequence ATGCTGATTCTACATTTGGCGTACGAACAGAATTGCGTATATCTTTGGGGAGAGGTCTCGTTCGAGAGGCCGCGCCGCGCGCGCGCGGGCGAGGACGGCCAGCCGCTGCTCCCGTGGAGCGCGAAGCCGGCGGACCTGCGCGCCGCGCTCAAGGAGACCGGCGTCAGGGGCGCGCGCAAAACGAACGAAGCTCCGACGCACATATATCTGCTGCTTCCTGCGAAGAACGGTATGCCGTCTCCGTCGGACGGCATACTCGGCGAGACGCCGCAGGAGCCTGGCGAGGCGGAGCTTCAGCCTTTCCGCGTCCCGGCGCTTCCGGTCGAGTTCTCGGAATTCTCCGCGATGCTGCGCATGATGCGCGAGTGCGGCGACCGGATACCGGCGCCCGGCGTGCTGCTCGCCGACGACTTCAAATACCTCTGCCGCGCGCTGGAATACGCGGCGGCTTTCGTGCAGCGCGGGACGTACATCCCAGATATGGCTCCGTTCGGAACCACCTTCGTCTCGCAGTGGCGGCCAGTCATACTCGCCAAGTACCAGGACGAATTTTCGGCCTTCGCCAAGGCTATGCCGGCCGTCCTGTGCGGCGTATCTTCGGACGCCCCGCGCACGGCTCCGCGCAGGAGACGCGAGACCGCCGCTCTGATACTCGAAGGGCTGATCGACGCGATGATACGCGCGTCGCAGCACGGGACCTCCGAGCGCGGGCGGCACATAAACTCGAGCAACCCTCACGAAATATGGATACGCTCGCTGATATGGGCGAAAACGCCGCTCGACAAATGGCAGGACGAGATGGAGGCGCTCTACCCTCAGATACGCGACTGGGCCGACTCGCTCAAGGCGATGACCGCGCAGCCGTGGCGTCTCTTCATGCGCATAGAGGAGCCGTCCGATGGCGAGAACGTCTGGCGGCTCACGTGGCACCTCCAGTCGGCGCAGGACCCGTCGCTCATAATCCCGGCCGACCGCGTATGGAGCCCCGGCGACGCCGAGCGCGCGTGGTTCGAGCGCACTCGCACCAACCCGCGCCGCTACATGCTCCAGATATTGGGGCACCTCGCCTCGCACATACCGGCGATAGCCGAAAGCCTCGAAACGCCCTTCCCGTGCGAGTGCAGGCTCGACTCCGACGGGCTGTTCGACTTCCTGCAGAATCACGTGACCTCGATAATAGACCAGGGCATACAGGTGCAGCTTCCCTCCGCGTGGGGGCAGCTCTCCGACCGCCCGCGTCTCTCGGTGCGCGCGGAGATACACGACTCGGCGGCCTTCGTCCCGGGCGGACAGATGTCCATGACTGACCTGCTCGACGTGGACTGGTCCGTCGCACTCGGCGGCGACCTGCTGACGCTTGAGGAGCTCGAAACGCTCGCCGAGCTCAAGTCTCCGCTCACGAACCTGCGCGGACGCTGGGTCATAATCTACCGCGACGAGGTTGAAAAAATCACGGCGGCGCTTAAAAAAATGCCGCAGAAGATAGAACGCCGCGAGGCGCTGCTCTCGTCGCTGCGCCAGGACTACAACGACGCGCCGCTCTCCGCCGTCACGGGCTCGCCGTGGCTTGACTCCGTGCGCGCGCTGCTCTCCGGCTCCGCGCCGCTCGAGGAGATGGACGCTCCAGAGGGCTTCCGCGGCCGCCTCCGCCCCTATCAGGCGAAGGGGCTCGCGTGGCTCGCGCGCCTCATACGGCTCGGCATGGGCGCCTGCCTCGCCGACGACATGGGACTCGGCAAGACCGTACAGACGCTCGCGCTCATCAAAAATCTCCAGGTGCGCGGCGAGACGAGGCCGATACTGCTCATCTGCCCGACCTCCGTGATGGAGAACTGGCGGCGCGAAACGGAGAAATTCATCCCCGGCACCAAGACGCTCATACACCACGGCATAAAGCGCAGCCGCGGCAACATCTTCACGAAGGGCGGCCTCGACGGGACGCTCGTCATATCGTCGTATTCGCTGCTCCACCGCGACAGCGCGCTCTTCGCCAAGGTCGAGTGGGCTGGGATAATACTCGACGAGGCGCAGAACATAAAGAACCCCGACACCTACCAGTCGCGCGCCGCGAGATCGATCAAGGCCGACTGGCACATAGCGCTCACCGGCACGCCGGTCGAGAACCACGTCGGCGACATGTGGTCGCTCATGGAGTTCCTCATGCCCGGCCTCATGCCTAACCGCACGCGCTTCGCGCGCGAGATACTGCGTCCCGTGCAGGCCGGTGAGAAAAAGGCGATGGAGCGCGTCCGCCGCATGACGGCTCCCTTCATCCTGCGCCGCCTCAAAACGGACAAGGAGATAATCGACGACCTCCCAGAAAAAATAGAAACGAAAGAATTCTGCACGCTGAGCCGCGAGCAGGCGAGCCTCTACAGCGCCGTCACCACCGCGCTCACCGAGGAGCTCGAGGGCATGGACGGCATAAAGCGCAAAGGCGTCGTCCTCGGCGCGATAACCGCGCTCAAACAGATATGCGACCATCCGCTGCTCTACGTAAAGGACAAATCGGACTATAAAAACCGCTCAGGCAAAATGGCGCGCCTCGCCGAAATCGCAGAGGAAATGCTAGCCGCCGGCGACCGCGCGCTCATCTTCACGCAGTACGCCGAAATGGGCGCGATACTCAAAAAATTCCTCCAGGAGACCTTCGGACGAGAGGCGCTCTTCCTCCACGGCGGCGTCCCGCGCGAAAAGCGCGACGAAATGGTGCGCCGCTTCCAGGAAGAAGACAACGCGCCGCCCTTCTTCATACTCTCGCTCAAGGCCGGAGGCACTGGGCTCAACCTCACGCGCGCCAACCACGTCGTCATGTTCGACCGCTGGTGGAACCCCGCCGTCGAACAGCAGGCCGTTGACCGAGCCTACAGGATAGGCCAGCGCAGCAACGTGCAGGTGCACTACTTCTGCTGCCGCGGCACGCTCGAGGAAAAGATAGAATCTCTGATAGAATCCAAAAAGGAGCTCGCCTCCATGCTCGTCGGCACCGGCGAAAGCTGGCTCGCCGAGATGAGCGACAGCGACCTTTACGAGCTCTTCTCGCTCGAAAAAGAGGCGGTGGAAACGATATGA
- a CDS encoding nucleoside kinase, whose product MSFEIQIKGARTLTSDKTVTAREALELTDFPKKETVVACRVNREQRPLSWELVMDSYIEFITTDSIEGIEVYTRTIAFMLTAAATRLLGVRLHLTQSMFYSYYYESPERALTEDDCRALGEEMRRMAREDEPIRREVFPLDVARAIMRAQGYEDKDQLLRYAGTDPVILYRCGGVYDFFGGALADRASLTPTFELHPYRGGVFISGPTLSDPSKTTAFSESPKLFKLIQEHTAWLKNLSVSTCAGIHKIVTAGGSRDLIMLCEALHTKMLSKISEEIEARPDVRLLCLAGPSSSGKTTSSRRLRVQLLASGIRSRTLELDNYFVDREHTPLDHNGKPDFEALEALDLKLVNEQIAALLSGEEVDVPKFDFITGKRTKGWKMRLAPGEMLVIEGIHGLNSRLTESVPAGKKYNIFICPLTGTNIDFHSRLGTTDTRLLRRLVRDARTRGHSAEATLAQWPSVVRGSFRYIFPYQDNADAIFNTALAYEVPVLKGYVEPLLRTVPEDSPVYGEAQRLLAMLRFVPVIPSDDVPNLSIIREFIGGSCFE is encoded by the coding sequence TTGAGCTTTGAAATACAAATAAAAGGAGCACGTACGCTTACAAGCGACAAAACCGTTACGGCCCGCGAGGCGCTCGAGCTTACAGACTTCCCTAAGAAAGAGACTGTCGTGGCGTGCCGCGTCAACCGCGAGCAGAGGCCGCTTTCGTGGGAACTCGTGATGGACTCCTACATAGAATTTATAACGACGGACAGCATCGAGGGAATAGAGGTCTATACGCGCACGATAGCCTTCATGCTCACTGCGGCGGCCACGCGGCTGCTGGGCGTGAGGCTGCACCTCACGCAGTCGATGTTCTACTCCTATTATTACGAGTCGCCGGAGCGGGCGCTGACAGAGGACGACTGCCGCGCGCTCGGCGAGGAGATGCGACGCATGGCGCGCGAGGACGAGCCGATACGCCGCGAGGTGTTCCCGTTGGACGTGGCGCGCGCGATAATGCGGGCGCAGGGCTACGAGGACAAGGATCAGCTTCTGCGCTACGCGGGGACCGATCCCGTGATACTCTACCGCTGCGGCGGCGTCTACGACTTTTTCGGCGGCGCGCTCGCCGACCGCGCGTCGCTCACTCCGACCTTCGAGCTGCATCCGTACCGCGGCGGAGTGTTCATATCGGGGCCGACCCTCTCCGATCCGTCAAAGACGACCGCCTTCTCGGAGTCGCCGAAGCTCTTCAAACTCATACAGGAACACACGGCGTGGCTGAAGAACCTCAGCGTCAGCACCTGCGCCGGCATACATAAGATAGTCACGGCCGGCGGCTCGCGCGACCTCATCATGCTCTGTGAGGCGCTGCACACGAAGATGCTGAGCAAGATATCCGAGGAGATAGAGGCGCGCCCCGATGTGCGGCTGCTCTGTCTCGCCGGCCCGTCGAGCTCCGGCAAGACCACTTCGTCGCGCCGCCTGCGCGTGCAGCTGTTGGCCTCAGGCATACGCTCGCGCACTCTTGAGCTCGACAACTATTTCGTGGACCGCGAGCACACGCCGCTTGACCACAACGGGAAGCCCGACTTTGAAGCGCTTGAGGCGCTCGACCTGAAGCTCGTCAACGAACAGATTGCGGCGCTGCTTTCAGGCGAAGAGGTGGACGTTCCGAAATTTGACTTCATCACCGGCAAACGCACGAAGGGCTGGAAAATGCGCCTCGCGCCCGGAGAGATGCTCGTCATCGAGGGCATCCACGGCCTCAACAGCCGCCTCACTGAGAGCGTGCCCGCCGGTAAAAAATACAACATTTTCATCTGCCCGCTCACGGGCACGAACATAGATTTCCACAGCCGGCTCGGTACGACGGACACGCGGCTGCTGCGCCGCCTCGTGCGCGACGCTCGGACGCGCGGACATTCCGCCGAGGCCACGCTCGCTCAATGGCCTTCCGTCGTGCGCGGTTCGTTCCGCTACATATTCCCTTACCAGGACAACGCGGACGCAATATTCAACACCGCGCTCGCCTACGAGGTTCCGGTGCTTAAGGGCTACGTAGAGCCGCTGCTTCGCACCGTGCCGGAAGATTCGCCGGTCTACGGCGAGGCTCAGAGGCTGCTCGCCATGCTGCGTTTCGTTCCCGTGATACCGTCGGACGACGTGCCGAATCTTTCTATCATCAGAGAGTTCATCGGCGGGAGCTGCTTTGAATAG
- a CDS encoding aspartate/glutamate racemase family protein, translating to MKIVVINPNSSEEMTKDIRAAAESYAAGRFDVVTLPTPGASKFIGTFEDVAKSAHGMSTIVREYEREADAFVVACGRDPNLALMRELTDKPVVGIAQAAIYMASMLGNSFTILQTDGYTVPNKINVVRGYHMEPYLASVRDASTEPGGRFEQYLEAGRRAIDEDGAEVIILGCAGLCDMARELSEQLGVPVLDGVVCGLSVAEGMVRLGFKTSKARYYSAGRKW from the coding sequence ATGAAGATAGTAGTTATAAATCCGAACAGCAGCGAGGAAATGACGAAAGACATCAGGGCGGCTGCTGAGAGCTACGCCGCGGGGCGTTTCGATGTCGTCACGCTGCCAACCCCCGGCGCTTCGAAGTTCATCGGAACGTTTGAAGACGTGGCGAAATCCGCCCATGGAATGAGTACGATAGTGCGCGAATACGAACGGGAGGCTGACGCTTTCGTCGTCGCCTGCGGGCGCGACCCGAACCTCGCGCTGATGCGCGAACTGACGGACAAGCCCGTCGTCGGCATAGCGCAGGCCGCGATATACATGGCCTCCATGCTCGGCAACTCGTTCACGATACTCCAGACGGACGGATACACCGTGCCGAACAAAATCAACGTCGTGCGCGGCTACCATATGGAGCCGTATCTCGCTTCCGTCAGGGACGCGAGCACGGAACCGGGCGGACGCTTCGAGCAGTATCTCGAAGCCGGGCGCAGGGCGATAGACGAAGACGGAGCGGAAGTAATAATACTCGGATGCGCGGGGCTGTGCGATATGGCTCGCGAACTTTCTGAGCAACTCGGAGTACCAGTACTCGACGGCGTAGTCTGCGGCCTGTCAGTGGCGGAAGGGATGGTCCGCCTCGGCTTCAAGACTAGCAAAGCGCGCTATTACAGCGCGGGACGCAAATGGTAA
- a CDS encoding sodium:solute symporter family protein: protein MVYLIITIGFMLGLACIGIMISRGIKTSEDWMVAGKSLGIIPLTGTYFATLISAAGMVSHPGYYYLNGWPGWWNCAGTILTSFIACIWIARRLRRTGYNTYSEYIAGRFSEKLAIWASFLVVICSIVMLCAQVMGGVAILQTFVDWNKATCCIVLLLVFIAFTAIGGMKAVAWTDTICAFIIICGVWIMAVFFLGEVGGFTAMNEKIAAINPDFIKPFSVKIPPITALSWVVTWGFCNFGAPVFVVRFLTATTPEVAERTQGINAICLFFFYLPLIIIGLCGMIILPGIEAQDRVFLSLVTQKLHPIAGGIMFAAVVAAIISTADSILLLAAATFSNDVYAKFRKVSDQEQLKVSRIATVVIGVASVALSFFMEDAILFIQAKSVTLMGSAMAMLTIVGVMWKRANKAGAVACMVCGLAAACIWYALGEPYGVMAALPGIIVSLIALIVVSCITPPPSDKVIAKFFPESK from the coding sequence ATGGTCTATTTGATTATTACCATCGGTTTTATGCTCGGCCTGGCCTGCATCGGTATAATGATTTCCAGGGGGATAAAAACGTCGGAAGATTGGATGGTCGCCGGAAAGTCGCTCGGCATCATACCGCTTACCGGAACTTATTTCGCAACGCTTATAAGCGCCGCGGGAATGGTCAGCCATCCAGGATATTACTATCTCAACGGATGGCCCGGCTGGTGGAACTGCGCCGGAACGATACTGACTTCGTTTATCGCCTGTATATGGATTGCCAGGCGTCTGCGCCGCACCGGATACAACACCTATTCGGAATATATAGCGGGTCGTTTCAGTGAGAAGCTTGCCATATGGGCTTCGTTCCTTGTCGTAATATGCTCCATCGTTATGCTGTGCGCTCAGGTCATGGGCGGCGTCGCTATACTTCAGACTTTCGTCGATTGGAACAAGGCTACTTGCTGTATAGTCCTTCTTCTTGTGTTTATAGCGTTCACCGCTATCGGAGGAATGAAGGCCGTCGCGTGGACGGATACCATCTGTGCGTTCATCATTATCTGCGGTGTGTGGATTATGGCGGTGTTTTTCCTTGGCGAAGTCGGAGGATTTACCGCTATGAATGAAAAAATAGCGGCCATCAATCCTGATTTTATCAAACCGTTCAGCGTTAAGATACCGCCCATCACCGCTCTGTCATGGGTCGTTACGTGGGGCTTCTGCAACTTCGGCGCTCCCGTCTTCGTCGTAAGGTTTCTTACCGCGACCACGCCTGAGGTCGCTGAGCGTACTCAGGGCATCAACGCCATATGCCTGTTCTTCTTCTATCTGCCGCTTATAATCATCGGCCTTTGCGGAATGATTATTCTGCCTGGCATAGAGGCTCAGGACCGCGTGTTCCTTTCGCTCGTCACTCAGAAGTTGCATCCGATAGCTGGCGGGATAATGTTCGCCGCAGTAGTCGCCGCCATAATCTCAACGGCGGATTCGATACTGCTGCTTGCCGCAGCGACGTTCAGCAACGACGTGTACGCGAAATTCAGGAAGGTCAGCGACCAGGAACAGCTTAAAGTTTCCAGAATCGCAACGGTAGTTATCGGCGTCGCCAGCGTCGCTCTGTCGTTCTTTATGGAAGACGCCATTCTTTTCATACAGGCGAAATCCGTGACGCTTATGGGGAGCGCTATGGCCATGCTTACGATAGTCGGAGTTATGTGGAAGCGCGCTAACAAAGCCGGAGCCGTCGCGTGTATGGTATGCGGCCTCGCTGCCGCCTGTATTTGGTACGCGCTCGGCGAGCCTTACGGCGTGATGGCCGCGCTGCCTGGAATAATAGTTTCGCTTATCGCTCTGATAGTGGTAAGCTGTATAACTCCGCCGCCTTCCGATAAGGTCATAGCGAAGTTTTTTCCGGAAAGCAAGTAA